ATTATTGGTTTGATAATACTGGAAAAACCTCAATGTATCCCGTTATGCCTATGTTTATTGCCATACACATTTGAAAAAAATATTCTGTGTTATTTGGTCTGGCAATTTATGAAACAATTCATGTAGTACAATGTAGCAGATGGAAATTTTGGCAAGTCATTAGTCTGAATATCAATGATACAGTACATTAGGATCATAAGCAGATTATAGGCATAATGAATATCAAAAATTCGCACCTACGCCCCCAGTTTTGAGATGAACCGCCCACCCAAATGGTGTTTCATAACCTGGAGGCCGGCATCTTGCGCAAAGCCGAAGCTGATTTTGTGACTTTGGGAGAAAATTAGAAAATCTTAGTGTGCCTGTAGATATACAGTGATGTTCTGCCACGGATGGCAGAACAAGGCTTCACGAGCCACGGATGGCTCGTTGAACGCCGGTCACGTCACTCCGAGAAAATCTAACTCAGACACACTTAGATTTTTCTTATTTTCGTACAATGGAACCCAAATTAACTCCGGCTTTGCGCAAGATGCCACTCACAGACCTACAACACACCATTTGGGCGGGCGATTTATTTCATAAACAAACCAGCATTTTGACGAACGATTTTCCATTCTGTAACGGAAAAATGAAAGGAAACCTTGGAAACCGCATAGAAAATTTCGTAATTTTTCGGGACAAATCCTCCATATTATAGTATAATGGCGGTACTAAAGTAATATAAACGAAAAATACACGGGAAAAGGAGAATAATTATGATGAATCCGGCTTCAATTATGAAAATCATGAATGCAAAAAATAAATTCACGGCAAACCATCCGAAATTTGCCGCATTTTTAAATGCAGTATTTTCGACCGGCATCACGGAAGGAACCATTATTGAGATTACCGTGACAAAGCCCGGAGCAGAACCGATCACAACAAATATGAAAGTGCAGCAGTCGGATCTTGATCTGTTGCAGGAATTACAGGAAATTGCAAAAATGTAAAAAGAAAAGGAGAAATATATGTTAGGGAAAAAACTTTCTTATCAGATCAATGGCAGTACAGTAGAGTTTGAATTTGAACATGGAACGGCATATGTCACAGCAGTTACGGATACGATCATGAATGTATTTGTTCCGTATCAGTCAAAAGATCACCGCTCAAAGGCAATCGAAGGAGATAAAAGACAGAATGTTTCCGTAAAAGTCTCTGAGGAGAACGGAGCAGTACAGATTAAAACCGATAAACTGACAGCAGAAGTACATGATGATTTTCACATTGATTTTTATAAAGAAGACGGTACACTTTTATGCGAAGATTTCAGGGGAGAGCGAAAGAAAAAAGCAAGATTAAGTGATGAAGCACTTGCTACTTTAGAATCTGAGGGACATGCTGTCTCTGCAGATGGTGAAAAAGAAGATCCTGTCATGGTCATAAAGAAGATGGACGGAGATGAAAAATTCTATGGGCTTGGAGATAAGACAGGCGTTTTAAATAAAAGAAACTATGAATATGAAAACTGGAATTCTGATCTTCCGCAGGCGCACACGGACGATTTTAAGGCATTGTATAAATCAATTCCATTCCTGATCACGTTAAAAAAGACAGGTGTATTTGGAATGTTTTTTGACAATACCTACAGATCCCATGTTAATCTCGGAAAAGAGAATGATGCATACTATTATTACAGTGCAGAGAACGGAAATCTCGATTACTATTTTATTTCCGGAGAGAAAATGACGGATATCGTGGAAGGTTATACCTATCTGACCGGCAGGACACCATTGCCGCAGTTGTGGACATTAGGACATCATCAGTCGAGATGGGGATATCTGTCCGCCGAGGATATCAGACGTGTGGCGCATAAATACAGAGAACTACAGATACCGTGCGATACGATTCATTTTGATATCGATTATATGGATGGTTATCGCGTATTTACCTGGAATGAAAAGGATTTTGGAGCACCGGGAGGAATCATAAAAGAAATTGCAGAGGATGGTTTTAAGGTTGTCTGCATCATCGATCCGGGTGTGAAATTAGATCCGGGATATGCAAAATATGATGAGGGAATTGCGAATGATTATTTTGCAAAAACACCGGAAGGTGAAGTATACGTTAATGAAGTGTGGCCGGGAGAGGCTGTGTATCCTGATTTTGGAAAACCGGATGTCAGAAAATGGTGGGCGGACAATCAGAAGTTTTTAGTTGATCTTGGTGTACGTGGAACATGGAATGATATGAACGAGCCTGCAAGTTTCCGTGGAGAACTTCCACAGGATGTAGTATTCACGGATGAGGATCAAAAAACGGATCATGCAGCAATGCATAACGTTTATGGTCATCTGATGTCAAAGGCTACCTACGAGGGATTAAAGGAAAATGATAAAAGAAGACCGTTTGTCATCACAAGAGCATGTTATGCAGGAACGCAGAAATACTCTACGGTATGGACAGGAGATAACCAGAGCCTCTGGGCACATCTTAGAATGGCAGTCCCACAACTCTGCAATCTCGGTATGAGTGGAATTGCATTTGCAGGAACAGACGTCGGCGGATTCGGAGCAGACTGTACACCGGAACTGATGTGCCGCTGGGTTCAGGTTGGTGCATTTTCACCACTGTTCCGTAACCATTCTTCCGTGGGAAGTACATACCAGGAGCCATGGCAGTTTGATGAGAAAACGCTTCGCATTTACCGCAAATTTGTAGAATTAAGATATCAGCTGCTTCCGTATCTGTATGATCTGTTCCACGAGTGTGAACTGACGGGACTGCCGGTTATGCGTCCGCTGGTTCTGCATTATGAAAATGATCCGGAAACATGGAACTTAAACGGTGAATTTTTAGTAGGAGAGAATCTTCTTGTTGCACCTGTTTTAGAGCAGGGAGAGACAAAGAAGATCGTATATCTTCCGGAAGGTACCTGGTATGATTATGAGACAAAGAAACCATATCAGGGAAAACAGTATTACATGGTGGATGCACCGCTTGATACCTGTCCGATGTTCGTGAAAGAGGGAGGAATGATCCCGACTTATGAACTGGCACAGTATGTTGGTGAAAAGCCGTATGATACCTTGAAAATGCGCATATATCCGGGAGATGGAATATACCTGCATTACCAGGATAACGGAGAGGATTTTGCTTATCGTGATGGTGCTTATAATGAGTACATGTTTACGCATAAGGGAAATGAAAAAGAGGCATCCGTACAGATGAACAAAGAAGGTTACACAAAATACAAAAATATTCTTTTTGAGTAGGATTTATGGTATGGCTGATGACACAAAAATATTCCTTAAGCATATGATATAGAGATGTTAGTGACAGGAGTAATGTGTGGACTATAATCAGGAACAGTTTTTCCGTATGCAGATGGATGTACCCAAAATGCCATTTTACATGAGTTATCCGATGCAGAATCTGTATCTTACGGAAATGGAATATGAAAAAGATATGGAACGCATGAAAGAGCTTTATCCGAAAGAGGTAAAGACGATCCTTTCTTACGTGGAAGATGAGTGCGATAAAATGGAGTATGAGGGAAGCCTGATGTTTGACGAATATCCGGATCGTCTGATGTTAGAGCAGGTGGCAGAGCGGATTTACCGTAAGGTGGCAGGAGAAGAAAATAATGTTGAGGCAGAACAGTACTGGGGTGGAATGAATCCACCGCCGGGACCGGGAATGCCTCCACCGCCGCAACCAGGACCGGGGATGCCGCCTCCACCGCCCAGAGGACATGATGATATGAGGAGTCTGATCGGGGTATTATTAAATAACGAGATGTATAAACGGCGCTGCAGACACAGAAGATGCAGACGCTGGTGGTAAAATATCTGATACAGGAAAAAGGGCAGGTACCTCAATGTGAGGTGCCCTTTTTTGTGTAATAGGAAAATTCGTTGAAAGTGCCTATTACATAAAAAGCCCTCCGGGCAGGATTCTTTCTTACTTGATATCTTAAATTTTCTAAAAGAATCGGCAATAGGCATTGCGGATTTGAAAAAAAATGCATACAATATAGCTATCGCTTTTTTTGCGGTTTAACAGAGAAAATATATTTCATTCACATAGAGCAAGGAGATAATATCGTGCAGAAAGGTGCAATTAAGGCAGTCGTACTGACCGTCATTTTTTTTGTGGCGGTCGGAATATTTAGTATGATGACAAATCATGTCAATGAAGATCTGACAACAGAAATGAAAAATGCTACGTTACCGGTTATTTCATTAGAGAGCAGCGAACAGGAAATCAATGAATTACATGGATATCGTACAAAAATGAATGCCGCAAGCATGCGCGATACGATCACGCCGATCGGAAAAGACAGAAAACTCCCGGTTACAATTCAGACGTATGAG
The Roseburia rectibacter DNA segment above includes these coding regions:
- a CDS encoding glycoside hydrolase family 31 protein — translated: MLGKKLSYQINGSTVEFEFEHGTAYVTAVTDTIMNVFVPYQSKDHRSKAIEGDKRQNVSVKVSEENGAVQIKTDKLTAEVHDDFHIDFYKEDGTLLCEDFRGERKKKARLSDEALATLESEGHAVSADGEKEDPVMVIKKMDGDEKFYGLGDKTGVLNKRNYEYENWNSDLPQAHTDDFKALYKSIPFLITLKKTGVFGMFFDNTYRSHVNLGKENDAYYYYSAENGNLDYYFISGEKMTDIVEGYTYLTGRTPLPQLWTLGHHQSRWGYLSAEDIRRVAHKYRELQIPCDTIHFDIDYMDGYRVFTWNEKDFGAPGGIIKEIAEDGFKVVCIIDPGVKLDPGYAKYDEGIANDYFAKTPEGEVYVNEVWPGEAVYPDFGKPDVRKWWADNQKFLVDLGVRGTWNDMNEPASFRGELPQDVVFTDEDQKTDHAAMHNVYGHLMSKATYEGLKENDKRRPFVITRACYAGTQKYSTVWTGDNQSLWAHLRMAVPQLCNLGMSGIAFAGTDVGGFGADCTPELMCRWVQVGAFSPLFRNHSSVGSTYQEPWQFDEKTLRIYRKFVELRYQLLPYLYDLFHECELTGLPVMRPLVLHYENDPETWNLNGEFLVGENLLVAPVLEQGETKKIVYLPEGTWYDYETKKPYQGKQYYMVDAPLDTCPMFVKEGGMIPTYELAQYVGEKPYDTLKMRIYPGDGIYLHYQDNGEDFAYRDGAYNEYMFTHKGNEKEASVQMNKEGYTKYKNILFE